The following proteins are co-located in the Polymorphospora rubra genome:
- a CDS encoding FAD-binding oxidoreductase translates to MNRPAALDRLAIGLDGTLLLPGTPGHDAARRPAIRDLVEKVPRAVLRCASRRDVVRAVAFAREHGVPFAIRGGGHSFADRSSTDGLLVDLGGLDAVEVSGDTVTVGPGTRIGDLAVSLATTGRLVPTGWCPTVGVVGAALGGGFGPFSRRYGLTCDHVVAADVVLADGRTVRADADGHPDLFWALRGAGGGQFGVVTSLVLRTRPAPAATMFALTWTFEHAATLVENWQRWAPVADDTVNAELVVAAGGLPALAPLTVLFGVVLGGPGRAEAVLRPFEDRIGAAPLRRTVTALTGREATVHDWYAGMPYAGPPPLAPGQRPGRRVVRSEFFDAPLPRTAIDRLLERFAADRVAGQYRELEFVPWRGAYRRVPAGATAFPHREALFLLEHNADVGPDADDPARRAVHDWVTGSWTTVRPWGSGGVYPNYPDPDLVGWATAYHGGNLGRIAEVKARYDPTDLFRSAQSVRPAGGPPPVETPREATWPR, encoded by the coding sequence TTGAACCGGCCGGCGGCCCTGGACCGGCTCGCCATCGGCCTGGACGGCACGCTCCTGCTCCCCGGTACGCCCGGACACGACGCCGCCCGCCGGCCGGCGATCCGTGACCTGGTCGAGAAGGTGCCCCGGGCAGTGCTGCGCTGCGCGTCGCGGCGGGACGTCGTACGGGCCGTCGCCTTCGCCCGCGAACACGGCGTGCCGTTCGCGATCCGGGGCGGCGGCCACAGTTTCGCCGACCGCAGCAGCACCGACGGTCTCCTCGTCGACCTCGGCGGGCTGGACGCGGTCGAGGTGTCCGGCGACACCGTGACGGTCGGGCCGGGTACCCGGATCGGCGACCTCGCCGTCTCGCTGGCCACCACCGGACGGCTCGTCCCGACCGGCTGGTGCCCGACCGTCGGGGTCGTCGGCGCCGCCCTCGGCGGCGGTTTCGGCCCGTTCTCCCGCCGGTACGGCCTGACCTGCGACCACGTCGTCGCCGCCGACGTCGTGCTCGCCGACGGGCGGACGGTGCGCGCCGACGCCGACGGGCACCCGGACCTGTTCTGGGCGCTGCGCGGCGCCGGTGGTGGCCAGTTCGGTGTGGTGACCTCGCTGGTGCTGCGGACCCGGCCCGCCCCGGCGGCCACCATGTTCGCGCTGACCTGGACCTTCGAGCACGCGGCGACGCTGGTCGAGAACTGGCAGCGGTGGGCGCCGGTCGCCGACGACACGGTCAACGCCGAACTGGTGGTGGCCGCCGGCGGGCTGCCGGCGTTGGCGCCGCTCACGGTGCTGTTCGGCGTGGTGCTCGGTGGTCCGGGGCGGGCCGAAGCCGTACTGCGCCCGTTCGAGGACCGGATCGGGGCGGCCCCGCTCCGCCGTACGGTGACCGCCCTGACCGGCCGGGAGGCGACGGTCCACGACTGGTACGCCGGTATGCCGTACGCGGGGCCGCCACCGCTCGCGCCCGGCCAGCGGCCCGGCCGGCGGGTGGTGCGGTCGGAGTTCTTCGACGCCCCGCTGCCCCGGACGGCGATCGACCGGCTGCTCGAACGGTTCGCCGCCGACCGGGTGGCCGGCCAGTACCGGGAACTGGAGTTCGTGCCCTGGCGGGGCGCCTACCGGCGGGTGCCGGCGGGCGCGACCGCGTTCCCGCACCGGGAGGCGCTGTTCCTGCTCGAACACAACGCCGACGTGGGTCCGGACGCCGACGACCCGGCCCGGCGGGCGGTGCACGACTGGGTCACCGGCTCGTGGACCACGGTGCGGCCGTGGGGTTCCGGCGGGGTCTACCCCAACTACCCCGACCCCGACCTGGTCGGCTGGGCGACGGCCTACCACGGCGGCAACCTGGGCCGTATCGCCGAGGTGAAGGCGAGATACGACCCGACGGACCTGTTCCGGTCCGCCCAGTCCGTACGGCCGGCCGGCGGGCCACCGCCGGTCGAGACACCCCGGGAGGCCACGTGGCCGCGGTGA
- the metE gene encoding 5-methyltetrahydropteroyltriglutamate--homocysteine S-methyltransferase has protein sequence MTTPFGQSTVLGYPRIGPDRELKRAVEAYWAGGIDAAELHDRAARLRAAVWRTLRDAGLASVPSNTFSFYDHVLDTAVAVDAVPDRFRRLGLSELDTYFAMARGTAAEPALELTKWFATNYHYLVPEIGPDTAFTARPDKPLREYTEAAALGITTRPVLVGPATFLLLAKPAPDAPEGFRPVDRLDDLVDAYADILGALADAGVPWVQLDEPAYVADRDAAEIDALRAAYDRIGALHHRPRLFVASYFGELGDALPALLATPVEAVGLDLVAGPGNLARLAAAGPIPGRTVVAGLVDGHNVWRTDLRAAAATGAALTSLADHVSVATSCSLLHVPVDLAAEPDLDPDLRARLAFARQKVDEVVALGRALRDGVGTLPAPVPPAPAAWRDDTVRARLADLGDEHTRRAPYAERAAAQRARLGLPPLPTTTIGSFPQTDELRRARAAHRAGRLDDAGYADRMRAEIAHVVAVQERLGLDVLVHGEPERNDMVQYFGEQLGGFAATVNGWVQSYGSRCVRPPVIHGDVTRPAPMTVDWSRYAQSLTGRPVKGMLTGPVTILAWSFIRTDQPLADTADQVALALRDEIRDLEAAGIRIVQVDEPALRELLPLRAADQPAYLNWAVTAFRLATSGVADATQIHTHLCYSEFGEVLPAIDALDADVTSIEASRSKMEILDDLRAAGYGRGVGPGVYDIHSPRVPDQAEITEALCRAVAAVPADRLWVNPDCGLKTRGYAEIEPALRHLVAAAAQIRATLG, from the coding sequence GTGACCACACCATTCGGCCAGAGCACCGTGCTCGGCTACCCCCGCATCGGCCCCGACCGCGAACTCAAGCGCGCCGTCGAGGCGTACTGGGCCGGCGGCATCGACGCCGCCGAACTGCACGACCGCGCCGCCCGGCTGCGCGCCGCCGTGTGGCGTACGCTGCGCGACGCCGGCCTCGCGTCGGTGCCGTCGAACACGTTCTCGTTCTACGACCACGTGCTGGACACCGCCGTCGCGGTCGACGCGGTCCCGGACCGCTTCCGCCGTCTCGGACTGTCCGAACTGGACACCTACTTCGCGATGGCCCGGGGCACGGCGGCGGAACCGGCGCTGGAACTGACGAAGTGGTTCGCCACCAACTACCACTACCTGGTCCCGGAGATCGGCCCGGACACCGCGTTCACCGCCCGTCCCGACAAGCCGCTGCGGGAGTACACCGAGGCCGCCGCCCTGGGCATCACCACCCGCCCGGTGCTGGTCGGCCCGGCCACGTTCCTGCTGCTGGCCAAGCCGGCGCCCGACGCGCCGGAGGGATTCCGCCCCGTCGACCGGCTCGACGACCTCGTCGACGCGTACGCCGACATCCTCGGCGCGCTCGCCGACGCCGGAGTGCCATGGGTGCAGCTCGACGAACCGGCGTACGTGGCGGACCGCGACGCCGCCGAGATCGACGCGCTGCGCGCCGCGTACGACCGGATCGGCGCCCTGCACCACCGGCCGAGGCTGTTCGTCGCGTCGTACTTCGGCGAACTCGGCGACGCCCTGCCCGCCCTGCTCGCCACCCCCGTCGAGGCGGTCGGCCTGGACCTGGTCGCCGGCCCCGGCAACCTCGCCCGGCTCGCCGCCGCCGGCCCGATCCCCGGCCGCACCGTCGTCGCCGGCCTCGTCGACGGCCACAACGTGTGGCGTACCGATCTGCGGGCGGCCGCCGCCACCGGCGCGGCCCTGACCAGCCTCGCCGACCACGTCAGTGTCGCCACCTCGTGCTCGCTGCTGCACGTGCCGGTCGATCTCGCCGCCGAACCCGACCTCGACCCCGATCTGCGGGCCCGGCTCGCGTTCGCCCGGCAGAAGGTCGACGAGGTCGTCGCCCTGGGGCGGGCCCTGCGCGACGGCGTCGGCACCCTGCCCGCACCGGTCCCGCCGGCCCCGGCCGCCTGGCGCGACGACACCGTCCGGGCCCGGCTCGCCGACCTGGGCGACGAGCACACCCGGCGGGCCCCGTACGCCGAACGCGCCGCCGCGCAGCGGGCCCGACTCGGCCTGCCGCCGCTGCCGACCACCACGATCGGCTCGTTCCCGCAGACCGACGAACTGCGTCGGGCCCGGGCCGCGCACCGCGCCGGCCGGCTCGACGACGCCGGGTACGCCGACCGGATGCGCGCCGAGATCGCCCACGTCGTGGCCGTGCAGGAACGCCTCGGCCTGGACGTGCTCGTCCATGGCGAACCCGAGCGAAACGACATGGTGCAGTACTTCGGCGAACAGCTCGGCGGCTTCGCCGCCACCGTCAACGGCTGGGTCCAGTCGTACGGCTCCCGCTGCGTACGCCCGCCGGTCATCCACGGCGACGTGACCCGGCCGGCGCCGATGACCGTCGACTGGTCCAGGTACGCCCAGTCGCTGACCGGACGACCGGTCAAGGGCATGCTCACCGGCCCGGTCACGATCCTGGCCTGGTCGTTCATCCGTACCGACCAGCCGCTTGCCGACACCGCCGACCAGGTCGCTCTCGCGCTGCGCGACGAGATCCGCGACCTCGAGGCCGCCGGCATCCGGATCGTGCAGGTCGACGAACCGGCGCTGCGCGAACTGCTGCCCCTGCGCGCCGCCGACCAGCCGGCCTACCTGAACTGGGCGGTGACGGCGTTCCGGCTCGCCACCAGCGGTGTCGCCGACGCCACCCAGATTCACACCCACCTGTGCTATTCCGAGTTCGGCGAGGTGCTGCCCGCGATCGACGCCCTGGACGCCGACGTGACCAGCATCGAGGCGTCCCGGTCGAAGATGGAGATCCTCGACGACCTGCGGGCCGCCGGCTACGGCCGCGGGGTCGGGCCCGGCGTCTACGACATCCACTCGCCGCGGGTGCCCGACCAGGCCGAGATCACCGAGGCACTGTGCCGGGCGGTCGCGGCGGTGCCCGCAGACCGGTTGTGGGTCAACCCCGACTGCGGGCTGAAGACCCGCGGGTACGCCGAGATCGAGCCCGCCCTGCGCCACCTGGTGGCCGCCGCCGCCCAGATCCGGGCGACGCTGGGCTGA
- a CDS encoding ABC transporter ATP-binding protein: MAAVIHETGRDDDHAIPAAGSSPDDPADDTPLPELADLAWLRQATKVAHTSFWAVARRLPYLLREALALAWATSRRDTVASIGLNVTAGVMTTFGLLATSNVLRELFASGPTPDRVRAATPALVVAALAVMARGGMTIAAGWAQGRLRPQINYEVESRLFAATTAVELAAFDDAGFAEEMDRARDRGMAEAAAVVDDSVNLVTGVVGVLATAAAVTVIHPVLLPCLLLAAVPGAVTAVRIARRTYLNMLARITRRRRMWMLATLMANRNTAAEVRVYQMRDFLLGEYRRIMAIESAAEMHLVRSQTTTRLGGAVVSGIALFAVYAVLAGLLLGGVIALAAAATALLALQSAHTSLRTAVAATNSLYEDALYYQDYRDFLDRARRHTLEAGGEPAPPFETIELDEVSLNYPATNTPAVDRVSLTLRRGEVVALVGENGSGKTTLAKLVAGLYRPTGGVIRWDGTDTAGLDRNDLGSQVAVLSQDWWKFPFTVTQNITIGRADRRPDQPGPTVESAARATAAHDMIIDLPYGYDTLLDREFKNGQDLSGGQWQRLVATRGLYRDARLLICDEPSAALDARAEHALFQHLRRHPERTIVLITHRLANVRHADRIYVMEHGRVVQEGTHDELVDRDGLYRELFELQASGYLPQADPVPTVERG; encoded by the coding sequence GTGGCCGCGGTGATCCACGAGACGGGCCGTGACGACGACCACGCGATACCCGCGGCCGGGTCGTCGCCGGACGATCCGGCCGACGACACGCCGCTGCCCGAACTGGCGGACCTGGCCTGGCTACGGCAGGCGACCAAGGTCGCCCACACCAGTTTCTGGGCGGTGGCCCGGCGGCTGCCGTACCTGCTGCGCGAAGCGCTCGCCCTGGCCTGGGCGACCAGCCGGCGGGACACGGTGGCGTCGATCGGCCTGAACGTCACCGCCGGCGTGATGACCACGTTCGGGCTGCTGGCCACCAGCAACGTGCTGCGGGAACTCTTCGCGTCCGGCCCCACGCCGGACCGGGTACGGGCGGCGACACCCGCGCTGGTCGTGGCGGCGCTGGCGGTGATGGCCCGCGGCGGCATGACGATCGCCGCCGGCTGGGCCCAGGGCCGGCTGCGGCCGCAGATCAACTACGAGGTGGAGTCGCGGCTGTTCGCGGCCACCACTGCGGTCGAACTCGCGGCCTTCGACGACGCCGGATTCGCCGAGGAGATGGACCGGGCCCGCGACCGGGGAATGGCCGAGGCCGCAGCGGTCGTCGACGACTCGGTCAATCTGGTCACCGGTGTCGTCGGGGTGCTGGCCACCGCCGCCGCGGTGACGGTCATCCACCCGGTGCTGCTGCCGTGCCTGCTGCTCGCCGCCGTCCCCGGGGCGGTCACCGCGGTCCGGATCGCCCGCCGGACCTACCTGAACATGCTGGCCCGGATCACCCGCCGCCGTCGCATGTGGATGCTCGCCACCCTGATGGCCAACCGGAACACCGCCGCCGAGGTCCGCGTCTACCAGATGCGCGACTTCCTGCTCGGCGAATACCGGCGGATCATGGCGATCGAGAGCGCGGCGGAGATGCACCTCGTACGGTCGCAGACCACCACCCGGCTGGGCGGCGCCGTCGTCTCCGGCATCGCGCTGTTCGCCGTGTACGCCGTACTCGCCGGGCTCCTCCTCGGCGGCGTGATCGCCCTCGCCGCCGCCGCGACCGCGCTGCTCGCCCTGCAGTCCGCGCACACCAGCCTGCGTACGGCCGTGGCCGCCACCAACTCGCTGTACGAGGACGCTCTCTACTACCAGGACTACCGCGACTTCCTGGACCGGGCGCGGCGCCACACCCTCGAGGCCGGCGGCGAGCCGGCCCCGCCCTTCGAGACCATCGAGCTCGACGAGGTCAGCCTGAACTATCCGGCGACGAACACCCCCGCCGTCGACCGGGTCAGCCTCACCCTGCGCCGTGGCGAGGTCGTCGCGCTGGTCGGCGAGAACGGTTCCGGCAAGACCACACTGGCCAAGCTCGTCGCCGGGCTGTACCGGCCGACCGGCGGCGTCATCCGCTGGGACGGCACCGACACCGCCGGGCTCGACCGGAACGACCTCGGCTCGCAGGTCGCGGTGCTGAGCCAGGACTGGTGGAAGTTCCCGTTCACCGTGACGCAGAACATCACCATCGGCCGCGCCGACCGCCGCCCGGACCAGCCCGGACCGACCGTGGAGTCGGCGGCCCGGGCCACGGCCGCGCACGACATGATCATCGACCTGCCGTACGGCTACGACACGCTGCTCGACCGCGAGTTCAAGAACGGTCAGGACCTGTCCGGCGGGCAGTGGCAACGGCTGGTCGCCACCCGCGGCCTGTACCGCGACGCCCGGCTGCTGATCTGCGACGAGCCGTCCGCCGCCCTCGACGCCCGCGCCGAACACGCCCTCTTCCAGCATCTGCGCCGGCACCCCGAGCGGACGATCGTGCTGATCACCCACCGGCTGGCGAACGTACGGCACGCCGACCGCATCTACGTGATGGAGCACGGCCGCGTCGTGCAGGAGGGCACCCACGACGAACTCGTCGACCGGGACGGGCTCTACCGCGAACTGTTCGAACTCCAGGCCAGCGGATACCTGCCGCAGGCGGACCCGGTGCCCACGGTCGAGCGGGGTTGA
- a CDS encoding MerR family transcriptional regulator, protein MTRRQAAGTAATEGLTVGAAASHAGVTVRTLHHWDAIGLVRPSARTAAGYRLYTATDVARIHRVLVYRELDVPLDRIAGLLDAPVADATESLLRQRDRLRERIVRLERMAAALDRMVEARNTGILLSPEEQVAIFGEQWRPSWVAEARERWGDTNQWAQYAERAAGRTAEDWRLVTENVEALNADLATARRTGVRPGSDEANALAERHRASMGAHFDCTHSMQVCLGRRFTTDPEFAAYYDDLEPGLATWLRDIIDANARAHGIAPESATWS, encoded by the coding sequence GTGACACGTCGACAGGCCGCCGGGACCGCGGCGACCGAAGGGCTGACCGTCGGCGCCGCGGCATCCCACGCGGGCGTCACCGTCAGGACACTCCATCACTGGGACGCGATCGGGCTCGTCCGCCCCTCCGCGCGCACGGCCGCCGGCTACCGGCTCTACACGGCCACCGACGTCGCCCGCATCCACCGGGTGCTCGTCTACCGCGAACTGGACGTACCGCTCGACCGCATCGCGGGCCTGTTGGACGCACCGGTCGCCGACGCGACGGAATCCCTGCTCCGACAGCGCGACCGGCTGCGCGAGCGGATCGTCCGGCTGGAGCGGATGGCCGCGGCGCTCGACCGCATGGTCGAGGCCAGGAACACCGGCATCCTGCTGTCGCCGGAGGAGCAGGTCGCCATCTTCGGTGAGCAGTGGCGCCCCTCCTGGGTAGCGGAAGCGCGCGAACGCTGGGGCGACACCAACCAGTGGGCGCAGTACGCCGAACGCGCCGCCGGGAGGACCGCGGAGGACTGGCGACTGGTCACCGAGAACGTCGAGGCGCTCAACGCGGACCTGGCCACGGCCCGGCGCACCGGCGTGCGACCCGGCAGCGACGAGGCGAACGCGCTCGCCGAACGGCACCGGGCGTCGATGGGCGCCCACTTCGACTGCACGCACTCCATGCAGGTCTGCCTCGGACGCAGGTTCACCACCGATCCGGAGTTCGCCGCCTACTACGACGACCTCGAGCCGGGCCTGGCCACGTGGCTGCGCGACATCATCGACGCCAACGCCCGCGCGCACGGCATCGCCCCCGAATCCGCGACCTGGAGCTGA
- a CDS encoding type 2 lanthipeptide synthetase LanM family protein, producing the protein MTAAPAPGLDRVVASLVGPALTGLADDLAGIRALGAHERDILHQVVAGVLHEQVLGRVGRALLLELHAARLTGRLTAPDPAGRWDEWIELACEPSFRHTLTGRFPTLLHRLGTLVDNQCRAGATLARRFAADRAAIGRLTGSEPELTDATLGAGDSHNGGQTVALIGLPTARVVYKPRSLAVDAALAGFLRAVLPDEPDETRIRVPEIVLRDGYGWAAHVEHRYCTDDGEFRTFYRGLGHWLAVTRLFGASDLHAENLIAAGPVPVVVDCETLFTPRSPARPSGHGQAMDQAIELLRTSVLRTGLLPGRGVALGFRGADMSAAGALPGEQPEVEVPVIVDTGTDRARIGTARITRPPAKNHPGPEPRLREHWRAVVDGFDELNHRLTDLDRRGRLAPLLSGFADCPIRIVVRDTVVYGELGAMLWHPSALHDEPAARRRAADLLAGHAANSPGAPAAPETIQAEIDDLLVGDVPFFGVVAGAGQVTGPGGTATDEVGDLVGSALVRWRDLDAALDREVIECAVVSAYRDEVDAPDVAHLRPSAPVGNALDRRRRTLTAAIVRTVIDRAISAPDGTVAWISPTLGPTGIAIQPLALDIYGGLPGVAVLLAAHQSEVAGGRAEPVARSADLLGRTLHTLRTMDGRVVAERREHPTARPDPAGGYVGHGSRIWSWLLLARFGAVEPDEALRRAVDIAGYLPESVAADEFADLLIGMAGAVVPLLRLAEATGDERWRSEAIGIGDRLVASARTGENGARWAGPRSPDGIGGFAHGSAGIGWALARLGTATDEARFGKLAEAAFAYQEALFLPDQGGWRDPRKPVGVAANWCYGCDGMGVVAADLGTGDPYWHGMLERAAAAAWSAGLGVTHTLCHGDLGSWEVLDLAITAGVAPAGVTRQVVDGYVLSSLEQHGPRWAMNNGMFRPGLLAGAGGIAYQLLRMHPEATLPSLLLPDPPLPRPVR; encoded by the coding sequence GTGACGGCAGCCCCGGCCCCCGGCCTCGACCGGGTCGTCGCCAGTCTCGTCGGTCCCGCACTGACCGGGCTCGCCGACGACCTGGCCGGCATCCGTGCGCTCGGAGCACACGAGCGCGACATCCTGCACCAGGTCGTCGCCGGTGTGCTCCACGAGCAGGTGCTGGGCCGGGTCGGCCGGGCGCTGCTGCTCGAACTGCACGCCGCCCGGCTCACCGGCCGGCTCACCGCCCCCGACCCGGCCGGCCGGTGGGACGAGTGGATCGAACTGGCCTGCGAACCGTCCTTCCGACACACCCTGACCGGCCGCTTTCCGACCCTCCTGCACCGGTTGGGCACCCTGGTCGACAACCAGTGCCGGGCCGGGGCGACGCTGGCCCGGCGGTTCGCCGCCGACCGGGCCGCCATCGGACGGCTCACCGGCTCCGAGCCGGAACTGACCGACGCCACACTCGGCGCCGGCGACAGCCACAACGGCGGCCAGACCGTCGCCCTGATCGGGCTCCCGACCGCCCGGGTGGTCTACAAGCCCCGGTCCCTGGCGGTCGACGCGGCGCTGGCCGGCTTCCTGCGCGCGGTGCTGCCTGACGAACCCGACGAGACCCGGATCCGGGTGCCCGAGATCGTGCTCCGCGACGGCTACGGCTGGGCCGCCCACGTCGAACACCGGTACTGCACCGACGACGGCGAGTTCCGGACCTTCTACCGGGGCCTGGGCCACTGGCTGGCGGTGACCCGGCTGTTCGGCGCGAGCGACCTGCACGCGGAGAACCTGATCGCCGCCGGACCCGTGCCGGTCGTGGTGGACTGCGAGACCCTGTTCACCCCCCGGTCGCCGGCCCGACCCTCCGGACACGGGCAGGCGATGGACCAGGCCATAGAGCTGTTGCGCACCTCCGTCCTGCGTACCGGGCTGCTGCCCGGCCGGGGCGTCGCGCTGGGCTTCCGGGGCGCCGACATGTCGGCGGCCGGCGCCCTGCCCGGCGAACAGCCCGAGGTCGAGGTGCCGGTCATCGTGGACACTGGTACGGACCGGGCCCGGATCGGCACGGCCCGGATCACCCGGCCGCCGGCGAAGAACCACCCCGGCCCGGAGCCGAGACTGCGTGAGCACTGGCGCGCCGTCGTCGACGGGTTCGACGAACTGAACCACCGCCTCACCGACCTGGACCGCCGCGGCCGGCTGGCCCCGCTGCTCAGCGGTTTCGCCGACTGTCCGATCAGGATCGTGGTACGGGACACCGTCGTGTACGGCGAGTTGGGTGCCATGCTCTGGCACCCGTCGGCGCTGCACGACGAGCCGGCAGCCCGCCGGCGGGCCGCCGACCTGCTGGCCGGCCACGCCGCCAACAGTCCCGGCGCACCGGCCGCTCCGGAGACGATCCAGGCGGAGATCGACGACCTGCTCGTCGGCGACGTGCCGTTCTTCGGCGTGGTCGCCGGGGCAGGGCAGGTCACCGGGCCGGGCGGGACCGCCACCGACGAGGTCGGCGACCTCGTCGGATCGGCCCTGGTCCGATGGCGCGACCTGGACGCCGCCCTGGACCGGGAGGTGATCGAGTGCGCGGTCGTCAGCGCCTACCGCGACGAGGTCGACGCCCCGGACGTCGCCCACCTGCGCCCGTCCGCGCCGGTGGGCAACGCGCTCGACCGGCGCCGCCGTACCCTGACCGCGGCGATCGTCCGGACGGTGATCGACCGGGCCATATCGGCACCGGACGGCACCGTGGCCTGGATATCGCCGACGCTCGGCCCGACCGGGATCGCGATCCAGCCGCTCGCCCTGGACATCTACGGCGGCCTGCCCGGAGTGGCCGTGCTGCTCGCCGCCCATCAGAGCGAGGTGGCCGGCGGCCGGGCCGAGCCGGTGGCGAGGAGCGCCGACCTGCTCGGCCGCACCCTGCACACGCTGCGCACCATGGACGGCCGGGTCGTCGCGGAGCGGCGGGAACACCCGACCGCCCGCCCCGACCCGGCCGGTGGCTACGTCGGCCACGGGTCCCGGATCTGGAGCTGGCTGCTGCTGGCCCGGTTCGGTGCCGTCGAGCCGGACGAGGCCCTGCGCCGGGCCGTCGACATCGCCGGTTACCTGCCCGAGTCGGTGGCCGCGGACGAGTTCGCCGACCTGCTGATCGGGATGGCCGGAGCCGTGGTGCCGCTGCTCCGGCTGGCCGAGGCGACCGGCGACGAGCGGTGGCGGAGCGAGGCGATCGGGATCGGCGACCGGCTGGTGGCGTCGGCCCGGACCGGGGAGAACGGGGCCCGCTGGGCCGGGCCGCGCTCCCCCGACGGTATCGGCGGGTTCGCGCACGGCTCGGCCGGCATCGGCTGGGCGCTCGCCCGGCTCGGCACCGCCACCGACGAGGCCCGGTTCGGCAAGCTGGCCGAGGCCGCGTTCGCGTACCAGGAAGCGCTCTTCCTGCCCGACCAGGGTGGCTGGCGCGACCCGCGCAAGCCCGTCGGTGTCGCCGCGAACTGGTGCTACGGCTGCGACGGCATGGGCGTGGTCGCCGCCGACCTCGGCACCGGCGACCCGTACTGGCACGGGATGCTCGAACGGGCAGCGGCAGCGGCCTGGTCCGCCGGTCTGGGCGTCACGCACACCCTGTGCCACGGCGACCTCGGCAGCTGGGAGGTGCTGGACCTCGCCATCACCGCCGGGGTGGCGCCGGCCGGGGTGACCCGTCAGGTCGTGGACGGCTACGTGCTGAGCAGCCTGGAGCAGCACGGCCCGCGCTGGGCGATGAACAACGGCATGTTCCGGCCCGGGTTGCTGGCCGGTGCCGGCGGGATCGCCTACCAGCTGCTGCGGATGCACCCCGAGGCCACCCTGCCGTCGCTGCTGCTGCCCGATCCCCCGCTCCCCCGGCCGGTGCGTTGA